One Clostridium sp. CM027 genomic window carries:
- a CDS encoding OPT family oligopeptide transporter: MAESKKLSHTAYGGIKGEDYLPFIPASQAMPELTAISIIMGMVFAMIFAAANTYLGLKVGMTISAGIPGAILATGILKGLFKRNNILEANMVSSIAAMGESLAGGIIFILPAIILWGMELKLSTIIVVTLLGGLLGVLFVTPLRRFLIVEEHGTLIYPESMAAAEVLVTGSEGGSGFKAVLTGLIGGAVFKLFSGGFKFWVEEAEWTIKPVQSTLFGVDTLASLMGVGYIVGVQASLYMFGGSLIAWFGLMPLIMYVGHGLQAPLFPSVKLISEMGAWDIWKNYIRYIGAGAVAAGGFISLGKSAPTIIKSFKSAMSGIGAGGANTQKRSDIEAPITWVVGAAVLVFLLSWLLPIINVGIVGGILAVVFSFFFAVVSARMVGLIGCSNNPASGMTIATLLFVTSILKLTGNVGDKGMIAAVIVGGIVCVAICVSGGTAQSLKTTYVIGGTPKSVQIGMYLGIVAAAAVAGGVLLMLNSTYGIGSKDVAAPQATLMSMVIKGVMTGELPWALVFVGVTIAIFCEMAGIPILPVALGIYLPIHLNSAILCGGIIRILVEKKFKKDEEKQKVQVEKGILLASGLVAGDALMGIVVAGVATAKLDIGFGAKLFPALSASPEFAAIMFLGLGLWIYMFATKVDKTTV, translated from the coding sequence ATGGCGGAATCAAAAAAACTGTCTCATACAGCTTACGGTGGTATTAAAGGTGAGGATTACTTACCGTTTATACCAGCGAGTCAGGCAATGCCAGAACTTACGGCAATATCCATAATAATGGGTATGGTATTTGCAATGATATTTGCGGCTGCAAACACTTATTTAGGACTTAAAGTAGGTATGACAATTTCAGCAGGTATTCCAGGAGCAATTTTGGCTACAGGAATACTTAAAGGTTTATTTAAAAGAAATAACATATTAGAGGCTAATATGGTATCTTCAATTGCTGCTATGGGAGAATCATTAGCAGGTGGAATTATATTTATACTTCCAGCAATTATACTTTGGGGTATGGAATTAAAACTCTCTACTATAATTGTTGTAACATTACTTGGAGGACTTTTAGGAGTGCTATTTGTTACACCTCTACGACGCTTCTTAATAGTAGAAGAACATGGTACCCTTATATATCCAGAAAGTATGGCAGCTGCTGAAGTTCTTGTAACTGGTAGTGAAGGGGGTTCAGGATTTAAGGCAGTATTGACAGGACTTATAGGAGGAGCAGTTTTCAAATTATTCTCTGGTGGATTTAAATTCTGGGTCGAAGAAGCTGAATGGACTATCAAACCAGTGCAATCAACATTATTTGGTGTTGATACGTTAGCATCTCTTATGGGTGTCGGTTATATAGTTGGAGTCCAAGCATCACTTTATATGTTTGGAGGTTCTTTAATAGCATGGTTTGGACTTATGCCATTAATAATGTATGTTGGGCATGGTTTGCAAGCACCATTATTCCCATCAGTAAAACTTATTAGTGAAATGGGAGCATGGGATATTTGGAAAAATTATATAAGATATATAGGCGCTGGTGCGGTTGCAGCAGGTGGATTTATAAGTCTTGGAAAATCAGCTCCAACAATCATCAAATCTTTTAAATCAGCTATGTCTGGTATTGGAGCAGGTGGGGCAAATACCCAAAAAAGATCAGATATTGAGGCACCAATAACTTGGGTTGTAGGCGCAGCAGTATTAGTATTCTTACTTTCATGGTTGTTACCAATAATTAATGTGGGTATAGTTGGTGGAATACTTGCAGTTGTATTCTCATTCTTCTTTGCAGTTGTATCAGCTAGAATGGTTGGTTTAATTGGATGTTCAAATAATCCAGCTTCAGGAATGACTATAGCTACATTGTTATTTGTAACATCAATATTAAAGCTTACAGGTAACGTTGGTGATAAAGGAATGATTGCAGCTGTTATTGTAGGTGGTATAGTTTGTGTTGCTATCTGTGTTTCTGGTGGTACTGCACAAAGCTTAAAAACAACTTACGTTATTGGTGGAACACCAAAGAGTGTTCAGATTGGTATGTATTTAGGAATAGTTGCAGCAGCAGCAGTTGCTGGCGGAGTATTATTAATGCTTAATAGCACATACGGTATAGGTAGTAAGGACGTTGCTGCACCTCAAGCAACATTAATGTCAATGGTTATCAAAGGTGTAATGACTGGTGAACTTCCATGGGCTCTAGTATTTGTTGGAGTTACAATTGCGATATTCTGTGAAATGGCAGGAATTCCAATACTTCCAGTTGCACTTGGAATATATTTACCAATACATTTAAACTCAGCTATTCTTTGTGGTGGTATTATTAGAATATTAGTTGAAAAGAAATTCAAGAAAGACGAAGAAAAACAAAAGGTACAAGTGGAAAAAGGTATACTTCTTGCATCAGGACTTGTTGCAGGAGATGCTTTAATGGGTATAGTTGTAGCAGGAGTTGCAACAGCGAAGCTTGACATAGGATTTGGAGCGAAGTTATTCCCAGCTTTATCCGCAAGCCCCGAATTCGCTGCAATAATGTTCTTGGGATTAGGATTATGGATCTACATGTTTGCTACAAAAGTGGACAAAACTACTGTTTAA
- a CDS encoding PqqD family protein codes for MFNKKNKEKSQENFMIYRPLRKIEQWSVSDKKVKLFFNHNKPVEKFVRWLIKKSKVNDIELDEMGSMVWQLCDGTKTVYDIALALAQKFDDTEQNAINRLIMFLRYLSQKGWITFEK; via the coding sequence ATGTTTAATAAAAAAAACAAAGAAAAATCACAAGAAAATTTTATGATTTACAGGCCATTAAGAAAGATTGAACAATGGTCTGTAAGTGATAAAAAAGTAAAACTATTTTTTAACCATAATAAGCCAGTGGAAAAATTTGTGAGATGGCTCATAAAAAAATCAAAAGTTAATGATATAGAGCTCGATGAAATGGGTTCTATGGTTTGGCAACTTTGTGATGGCACTAAAACAGTTTATGATATAGCTTTAGCTCTGGCTCAAAAATTTGATGATACTGAGCAGAATGCTATTAATAGGTTAATTATGTTTCTGAGGTATTTATCTCAAAAAGGATGGATTACCTTTGAAAAATAA
- a CDS encoding B3/4 domain-containing protein: MKKFVIEDDFWSLFPSARIGVVVCYGIDNTIKDKETYKEMILNSEKEALKYLQNAEFSSNEVIKVWREAFQKFKTKKGARASIEALLKRVNNGNHLGTINPLVDIYNCISLRYALPCGGEDIDTFASDIRLTKAVGNENFITLGTDKSEPPYEGEIIYKDNEGAICRCWNWREAVRTMLTENTTNAFLCIELTDESRLIEFQDALKELAKAVQDNLGGTSKISILDINNKEVVIE, translated from the coding sequence ATGAAAAAGTTTGTCATTGAAGATGATTTTTGGAGCCTATTTCCCAGTGCACGGATCGGAGTTGTTGTTTGTTATGGAATAGATAACACTATAAAAGATAAAGAAACATATAAGGAAATGATTTTAAATTCAGAAAAGGAAGCCTTAAAATATTTGCAGAATGCAGAATTTAGCAGTAACGAAGTTATAAAAGTATGGAGAGAGGCATTTCAAAAGTTTAAAACAAAGAAGGGTGCAAGGGCATCAATAGAAGCGTTACTAAAGAGAGTGAATAATGGAAATCATTTAGGGACTATTAATCCACTAGTTGATATTTACAACTGTATTTCATTAAGATATGCATTGCCCTGCGGTGGTGAGGATATCGATACATTTGCTTCTGATATAAGATTGACTAAGGCAGTTGGAAATGAAAATTTTATTACATTAGGAACGGATAAAAGTGAACCACCATATGAAGGTGAGATAATATATAAAGATAATGAGGGAGCAATTTGCAGGTGCTGGAATTGGCGTGAAGCAGTAAGAACAATGCTTACTGAAAATACAACTAATGCTTTTTTATGTATTGAATTAACTGATGAAAGTAGATTAATAGAATTTCAGGACGCATTAAAAGAACTAGCAAAAGCAGTACAAGACAATTTAGGTGGAACAAGCAAAATTTCAATTTTAGATATCAATAATAAGGAAGTAGTAATAGAGTAA
- a CDS encoding LysR family transcriptional regulator substrate-binding protein translates to MFYVPSDESPNIDINIMQGDYEDVLFWAKTGVVGIGLSTLPVKEDLVETPLYIDRLLCITPKNFKPVHSKYVTIEDIRDQPFILQREGYNVDTISFIKKYNLSIRPQFFIDDDQSIIAIVESGIVYSLE, encoded by the coding sequence GTGTTTTATGTTCCCTCAGACGAGAGTCCCAATATTGATATCAATATTATGCAAGGTGATTATGAAGATGTTCTTTTCTGGGCAAAAACGGGTGTTGTAGGTATTGGCCTTTCTACTTTGCCTGTTAAGGAAGATTTGGTAGAAACGCCGCTGTATATCGATAGACTTTTATGCATTACACCGAAAAATTTCAAACCTGTTCATTCTAAATATGTTACCATTGAAGATATCAGGGATCAGCCCTTTATTTTGCAACGAGAAGGTTATAATGTAGACACCATTTCTTTTATTAAAAAATACAATTTATCCATCCGCCCGCAATTTTTTATAGATGATGATCAATCCATTATCGCAATTGTTGAGAGTGGTATCGTATATAGTTTAGAATAG
- a CDS encoding radical SAM protein — protein sequence MGGFSYKEIYIEDGKRVLEVNILPEKHCNFDCIFCPIGRSPNKVDTQKSFDKTDSSLIELEGMIESTKAEVIFINSKGEALVNEKIIDVINIIKGKGLQVKLLSNGYILNWLEFKEIANMCEEVIGEIKVISNEDFQKIQRPIGGYTFENHISNMKAFREQYKGKFILEVTILKGYTDDEESIQKIKNIIKEISPNKIITVRMEDEIFKKKLGITDERFEEISNEILNV from the coding sequence ATGGGTGGGTTTAGTTATAAAGAGATTTATATTGAAGATGGTAAAAGGGTACTGGAAGTAAATATACTGCCTGAAAAGCATTGTAATTTTGACTGCATATTTTGTCCTATTGGAAGGTCGCCAAATAAAGTAGATACCCAAAAATCATTTGATAAAACAGATAGTTCATTGATTGAACTAGAAGGTATGATAGAAAGTACAAAAGCAGAAGTAATCTTTATTAACTCAAAAGGTGAAGCTTTAGTGAATGAAAAAATTATTGATGTGATTAATATTATTAAAGGTAAAGGGTTGCAAGTTAAGCTGCTATCAAACGGTTATATTCTAAATTGGCTAGAATTTAAAGAGATTGCTAACATGTGTGAGGAAGTTATTGGCGAAATAAAGGTTATTTCAAATGAAGATTTTCAAAAAATCCAGCGGCCAATTGGAGGGTATACTTTTGAGAATCATATTTCAAATATGAAAGCTTTTAGAGAGCAATATAAAGGCAAATTTATATTAGAAGTAACTATTCTAAAGGGCTATACCGATGATGAAGAATCAATTCAGAAGATAAAAAATATTATTAAGGAGATATCTCCTAACAAGATAATTACTGTAAGAATGGAAGATGAAATATTTAAGAAAAAACTTGGTATAACTGATGAAAGATTTGAAGAAATTTCAAATGAAATACTAAATGTTTAG
- the lepB gene encoding signal peptidase I, with translation MDFIKKIFQDWIVPIVVAVIIAFVIRKVVFFNVTVPTGSMLPTIHLNDKILVTIVHNKNNLKHGDIVVFHSDELGEDLIKRLIGLPNDIVEVKEDGSVYINNKKINESYVVYPGGKTGKYKVPADSYFFMGDNRVDSLDARYWDKPFIPKKDIMGKAGIIISPFSRFGKLK, from the coding sequence ATGGACTTTATTAAAAAAATATTTCAAGATTGGATAGTACCTATAGTAGTGGCCGTTATAATAGCATTTGTAATACGCAAGGTTGTTTTCTTTAATGTAACTGTTCCGACTGGATCTATGCTACCAACAATACATCTGAATGATAAGATTTTAGTAACAATAGTTCATAACAAAAATAACCTTAAACATGGAGATATAGTAGTATTTCATTCTGATGAATTGGGTGAAGATTTAATAAAGAGGCTTATTGGACTTCCAAATGATATAGTAGAAGTTAAAGAAGATGGATCTGTATATATAAATAATAAAAAAATAAATGAAAGTTATGTTGTATATCCAGGTGGTAAAACAGGGAAATATAAAGTGCCAGCAGATAGTTACTTCTTTATGGGTGACAATAGAGTAGATTCTCTAGATGCAAGATATTGGGATAAACCTTTTATACCTAAAAAAGATATAATGGGTAAGGCAGGAATTATAATTAGTCCGTTTAGTAGATTTGGAAAATTAAAATAA